A single Ponticoccus alexandrii DNA region contains:
- the murJ gene encoding murein biosynthesis integral membrane protein MurJ, protein MLRKLGTVSGLTLVSRILGFVRDVVLAATLGAGPVADAFMLAFRLPNHFRAILAEGAFNAAFLPTWAAADASGRDCTRLGAEVMGWLTLANLVLLALAVGATGWMLAVLAPGLSPADETWPLVVTLTRITFTYLLCMSLVAFLSAMLNGRDRFAAPAAAPILLNLFMIGALLLASQFPSAAHAAAWGVMASGVAQVALLVVTVWQAGLPLPRPRLGLSPDTRLVFRRLGPAILTSGALQVAIFADTIIATFLPAGSLSHLYYADRLYQLPIGLIGVALGTAILPDIGRRAGLGDEAGMRAVLDRALLICLIVGVPVAVIMATLGDWAIRILFVRGAFDLAAAEASGAILAAYALGLVPALSLRSLVVGFHGRGDTRTPLRLLVAATLVNIALKIVLAPMFGAVGLALATSAGITLYATLLFRANRSRGFLAGPASIPAGVLVGTGIGLGLLVLSSRDAVLRTIENLAPGLALPVALLTLVIAILVAQGCVSALIIGRSTLEKTASPKE, encoded by the coding sequence ATGCTGCGCAAGCTAGGCACCGTCTCCGGCCTCACCCTGGTTAGCCGTATCCTCGGCTTCGTGCGCGATGTCGTGCTGGCAGCGACCCTTGGCGCCGGGCCGGTGGCGGACGCTTTCATGTTGGCTTTCCGCCTGCCGAACCATTTTCGTGCGATCCTGGCCGAGGGCGCGTTCAACGCCGCCTTCCTGCCGACATGGGCCGCCGCAGACGCAAGTGGGCGTGACTGCACGCGCCTTGGTGCAGAGGTTATGGGGTGGCTCACGCTGGCCAATCTCGTGCTGCTGGCGCTGGCGGTTGGGGCGACCGGCTGGATGCTGGCGGTGCTTGCACCCGGTCTGTCTCCCGCCGACGAGACCTGGCCACTTGTCGTCACGCTCACCCGGATCACCTTTACTTATCTGCTCTGCATGTCGCTGGTGGCCTTCCTGTCGGCCATGTTGAATGGTCGTGACCGCTTCGCGGCGCCGGCGGCTGCGCCGATCTTGCTCAACCTGTTCATGATCGGCGCGCTTCTTTTGGCCTCGCAGTTCCCGAGCGCCGCCCATGCTGCCGCCTGGGGCGTGATGGCATCAGGCGTGGCGCAGGTTGCGTTGCTGGTCGTAACTGTGTGGCAGGCGGGCCTCCCTTTGCCGCGTCCCCGGCTGGGCCTGTCGCCCGATACAAGGCTGGTGTTCCGTCGCCTCGGCCCCGCGATCCTGACCTCCGGCGCGCTGCAGGTGGCGATTTTCGCCGACACGATCATCGCCACGTTCCTGCCCGCCGGATCGCTCTCGCATCTCTACTATGCCGACCGGCTCTACCAACTGCCCATCGGCCTGATCGGTGTCGCGCTCGGAACGGCTATCCTGCCTGACATCGGGCGCCGCGCGGGCCTTGGTGACGAGGCCGGCATGCGCGCAGTGCTCGACCGGGCGCTCCTAATCTGCCTGATCGTGGGCGTGCCGGTGGCGGTGATCATGGCGACGCTCGGCGACTGGGCCATCCGCATTCTCTTCGTCCGGGGTGCCTTCGATCTTGCCGCGGCGGAAGCATCGGGGGCCATCCTCGCCGCTTACGCCCTTGGTCTGGTTCCGGCGCTGTCGCTGCGTTCCCTCGTCGTCGGATTCCACGGGCGTGGGGATACCCGGACCCCGCTTCGCCTGCTCGTTGCGGCGACCCTCGTCAATATCGCGCTCAAGATCGTTCTGGCCCCAATGTTTGGAGCCGTCGGGCTTGCCCTCGCGACATCGGCGGGCATCACGCTCTATGCGACCTTGCTCTTCAGGGCAAACCGGAGCCGCGGTTTCCTCGCAGGTCCCGCGTCAATCCCGGCGGGTGTACTTGTCGGAACCGGGATCGGATTGGGGCTGCTTGTCTTGTCTTCACGCGATGCTGTTCTCCGCACAATCGAGAACCTGGCACCGGGTCTGGCATTGCCGGTCGCGTTGCTGACGCTGGTGATCGCCATTCTGGTCGCTCAGGGATGTGTAAGTGCTTTGATTATTGGGCGCAGCACGCTTGAAAAAACGGCCTCCCCGAAGGAATAG
- the cysW gene encoding sulfate ABC transporter permease subunit CysW, giving the protein MSDIALSRPVPVTTEPPVARTALIGLAVVFVVLFLFAPLVTVFAEALAEGWRGVIAALSLPDAQSAIRMTLTIAAIAVPLNAVFGIAAAWAIAKFDFRGKAFLITLIDLPFSVSPVVAGLMLVLLFGANSSLGAWLMANDVRIVFAFPGILLATLFVTFPFVARELIPVMIEQGRAEEEAALTLGASGWRTFFTVTLPNIRWALLYGVLLCNARAMGEFGAVAVVSGKIRGETATMPTMVEMFYNEYLSVAAFSLAAVLAMLALLTLLLKSLLEWRHADLLAATRRH; this is encoded by the coding sequence TTGTCTGACATCGCTCTCTCACGCCCGGTTCCCGTCACCACCGAACCGCCGGTCGCGCGCACCGCCCTGATCGGTCTCGCCGTGGTGTTCGTGGTGCTGTTTCTTTTCGCGCCGCTCGTCACGGTCTTCGCGGAGGCGCTGGCCGAAGGCTGGCGCGGTGTGATCGCCGCCCTGTCGCTTCCCGATGCGCAGTCCGCGATCCGCATGACGCTGACCATCGCTGCGATTGCCGTGCCGCTCAACGCAGTCTTCGGCATCGCCGCCGCCTGGGCCATCGCCAAGTTCGACTTTCGCGGCAAGGCGTTTCTGATCACGCTGATCGACCTGCCGTTCTCGGTCTCGCCGGTCGTCGCGGGCCTGATGCTGGTGCTCCTGTTCGGCGCGAACTCGTCGCTCGGCGCCTGGCTCATGGCGAACGATGTCCGCATCGTCTTCGCTTTCCCGGGCATCCTGCTCGCCACGCTCTTCGTGACCTTCCCCTTCGTCGCGCGCGAGCTGATCCCGGTGATGATCGAACAGGGCCGTGCCGAGGAAGAGGCCGCGCTGACGCTCGGGGCCTCGGGATGGCGCACCTTCTTCACGGTGACGCTCCCCAATATCCGCTGGGCGCTGCTTTATGGCGTGCTCCTGTGCAATGCGCGTGCCATGGGTGAATTCGGCGCGGTGGCCGTCGTCTCGGGCAAGATCCGGGGCGAGACGGCGACCATGCCCACAATGGTCGAGATGTTCTACAACGAGTACCTCTCGGTCGCGGCCTTCTCGCTCGCCGCCGTGCTGGCGATGCTCGCCCTCCTCACCCTCCTCCTGAAATCCCTGCTCGAATGGCGCCATGCGGACCTGCTGGCAGCCACGCGGCGCCATTGA
- a CDS encoding VIT1/CCC1 transporter family protein: protein MSRLSHSEIHMVHRIGWLRAAVLGANDGLVSTASLVVGVAAAGSGKPEVLIAGLAGLVAGAMSMAAGEYVSVSSQTDAEQADLARETRELAETPEAELEELTRIYVDRGLDRDLAEKVAHQLTERDALGSHARDELGISETVTARPIQAALVSALTFAVGAVLPLIVVLLVPEARIAFLVAVSTILGLAVLGGLGASAGGAGVVRGATRVTLWGALAMAATAGVGALFGVAVG, encoded by the coding sequence ATGAGCCGCCTTTCGCATTCCGAAATCCACATGGTGCATCGCATCGGCTGGCTGCGGGCCGCCGTTCTCGGCGCCAACGACGGGCTCGTCTCGACCGCGAGCCTCGTGGTCGGCGTCGCCGCGGCAGGATCGGGAAAGCCGGAGGTACTGATCGCGGGGCTGGCTGGCCTCGTGGCCGGGGCGATGTCCATGGCCGCAGGCGAATACGTCTCGGTCAGTTCTCAGACTGATGCGGAACAAGCCGATCTTGCCCGCGAGACCCGCGAGCTGGCGGAAACGCCTGAGGCGGAACTCGAGGAGCTCACCCGGATCTACGTTGACCGGGGGCTCGATCGCGACCTGGCGGAGAAGGTGGCCCACCAGCTGACCGAACGCGACGCGCTCGGATCGCATGCCCGCGACGAACTCGGCATCTCCGAGACCGTGACGGCACGCCCGATCCAGGCCGCCCTGGTGTCGGCGCTGACCTTCGCTGTGGGTGCGGTGCTGCCTTTGATCGTCGTACTGCTCGTCCCGGAGGCACGGATCGCCTTCTTGGTCGCCGTGTCGACGATCCTCGGCCTTGCGGTTCTTGGTGGATTGGGCGCTTCTGCTGGCGGTGCTGGCGTCGTCCGTGGTGCTACAAGGGTCACGCTCTGGGGTGCACTCGCCATGGCGGCGACCGCTGGGGTCGGTGCGCTGTTCGGGGTCGCCGTGGGCTAG
- a CDS encoding sulfate ABC transporter substrate-binding protein produces MAGNFHVALRKALEGGHLRTGLMTAVAALGLTFAGTAPAAAQESVEILNVSYDPTREFYREYNELFNAWWTAQGNAPVTIQQSHGGAGAQARAVIDGLEATVVTLALSADIDQIAERTGRIPADWQSRLPHNSAPYTSTIVFLVREGNPRGIEDWDDLVAEGVQVITPNPKTSGGARWNFLAVWAYAERNGLDPAEFVGALYRNVPVLDTGARGSTTTFTQRGIGDVLLAWENEAFLALAELGEDAFDIVVPSVSILAEPPVTLVDGNITSDVQRAAAEAYLQHLYSAQAQALALRHYYRAWDTSLADPEDAARFPDLELVTIADFGGWPVVQPEYFGEGGIFDQIYEE; encoded by the coding sequence ATGGCGGGCAATTTCCACGTGGCACTCCGCAAGGCCCTGGAGGGCGGGCATCTGCGCACGGGCCTTATGACTGCGGTCGCGGCGCTCGGACTGACCTTCGCAGGCACTGCTCCCGCTGCGGCACAGGAGAGCGTGGAGATCCTCAACGTCTCCTACGATCCGACCCGGGAGTTCTACCGGGAATACAACGAGCTCTTCAACGCATGGTGGACGGCGCAGGGGAATGCACCGGTCACCATCCAGCAGTCCCACGGGGGCGCCGGCGCCCAGGCGCGTGCCGTGATCGACGGGCTAGAGGCAACGGTCGTGACGTTGGCGCTGTCGGCAGACATCGACCAGATCGCCGAGCGCACGGGCCGCATCCCGGCCGACTGGCAGTCGCGGCTGCCCCACAATTCCGCTCCCTACACCTCGACCATCGTGTTCCTGGTGCGCGAGGGCAATCCGCGCGGCATCGAGGACTGGGACGACCTCGTCGCCGAAGGCGTCCAGGTCATCACGCCGAACCCCAAGACCTCCGGCGGCGCACGCTGGAACTTCCTTGCAGTCTGGGCCTATGCCGAGCGGAACGGCCTCGATCCGGCCGAGTTCGTGGGCGCGCTCTATCGCAACGTGCCGGTGCTCGACACCGGCGCGCGGGGCTCGACGACGACCTTCACCCAGCGCGGCATCGGCGACGTCCTGCTGGCCTGGGAGAACGAGGCCTTCCTCGCGCTGGCGGAACTGGGCGAGGATGCCTTCGACATCGTCGTGCCCTCGGTGTCGATTTTGGCCGAGCCGCCGGTGACGCTGGTGGATGGCAACATCACCTCCGACGTTCAGCGCGCGGCCGCCGAGGCCTATCTTCAGCACCTCTACAGCGCGCAAGCGCAGGCGCTGGCGCTCCGCCACTACTACCGCGCCTGGGACACCTCGCTGGCCGACCCCGAGGATGCCGCGCGCTTTCCGGACCTCGAGCTTGTCACGATCGCCGATTTTGGCGGCTGGCCGGTCGTCCAGCCCGAGTATTTCGGCGAAGGCGGCATCTTCGACCAGATCTACGAGGAATGA
- a CDS encoding single-stranded DNA-binding protein, translated as MQNIVILAGNIGQTPEVRTTQGGTKITNFSLATSRPRLSEGRVLRDENGYRVMDTEWHRITCFNGLGKTVAEHCEKGMKVLVHGRIHYTKWIDSMGNDRYGCEIIAEKVDFLSRPKSAETENPELVDRDDEIPF; from the coding sequence ATGCAGAACATCGTCATCCTCGCCGGCAACATCGGTCAGACCCCCGAAGTCCGCACCACCCAAGGCGGCACCAAGATCACCAACTTCAGCCTTGCCACCTCCCGCCCCCGCCTCTCGGAAGGTCGCGTTCTGCGCGACGAGAACGGCTACCGGGTCATGGACACGGAATGGCACCGCATCACCTGCTTCAACGGTCTCGGCAAGACGGTCGCGGAGCATTGCGAAAAGGGCATGAAGGTCCTCGTACACGGCCGCATCCACTATACAAAGTGGATCGACAGCATGGGGAACGACCGCTACGGCTGCGAGATCATCGCCGAGAAGGTCGACTTCCTGAGCCGCCCGAAGTCGGCCGAGACCGAAAACCCTGAGCTGGTCGACCGCGACGACGAGATCCCGTTCTGA
- a CDS encoding RrF2 family transcriptional regulator, producing MITHKTKYALKALMVLADEKAGEGTALRIEEIAERSGAPKRFLEHILLDLKRAGLIGSRRGRKGGYEMIKEPRRVSLAEVLRLIDGPMAPLPCLSRKAYQRCEDCTDEQTCRVRAVFGGFYATYILMIESLTVADLQKDARPLESFGLPEPAAGE from the coding sequence ATGATCACCCACAAGACCAAGTACGCGCTCAAAGCTCTCATGGTGCTCGCCGATGAAAAGGCTGGCGAAGGCACAGCACTGCGCATCGAGGAGATCGCGGAACGCTCCGGCGCGCCGAAACGATTTCTCGAGCACATCTTGCTCGATCTCAAGCGCGCCGGGTTGATCGGGAGCCGCCGGGGTCGCAAGGGTGGATACGAGATGATCAAGGAACCCCGGCGCGTCTCGTTGGCGGAAGTCCTGCGCCTGATCGACGGCCCGATGGCCCCGCTGCCTTGCCTGTCGCGCAAGGCCTACCAGCGCTGCGAGGATTGCACCGACGAACAGACCTGCCGAGTGCGCGCTGTCTTCGGAGGCTTCTACGCCACCTACATCCTCATGATCGAATCGCTCACTGTCGCAGATCTCCAGAAGGATGCGCGGCCTCTAGAAAGCTTCGGCTTGCCGGAACCCGCTGCCGGAGAATGA
- a CDS encoding H-NS family nucleoid-associated regulatory protein, translated as MADYDLEALSLSELKKMQKDVAKAISTYQDRQKAEARAKVEAVARDLGYSLAELVGTETKSSRAPAAAKYRHPENPALTWSGRGRKPQWFVEALEAGTTTEELAISQ; from the coding sequence ATGGCTGATTACGATCTCGAGGCACTGTCGCTCAGCGAGCTGAAGAAAATGCAAAAGGACGTCGCCAAGGCGATCTCCACCTATCAAGATCGGCAGAAGGCGGAAGCCCGCGCCAAGGTGGAAGCTGTCGCTCGAGACCTCGGCTACTCCCTGGCCGAACTTGTCGGCACCGAAACGAAATCCTCCCGCGCGCCTGCCGCGGCAAAATACCGGCACCCTGAAAACCCGGCGCTCACCTGGTCCGGCCGGGGGCGCAAACCGCAGTGGTTCGTGGAGGCTTTGGAGGCGGGAACGACGACAGAGGAATTGGCCATCAGCCAATAA
- a CDS encoding SLC13 family permease, which translates to MSLDQIFVLALVGVVFLSFIREIYPPEVTALAASAALLATGIIETRDFLSVFSSSAPITIAMMFIISVALERTGVLTIIGDILKQQARGSFLRAMLLMMVGTMGASAFMNNTPVVILLTPIMISVAASVGVAPSRMLIPLSFAAIFGGTLTLVGTSTNILMSGVAQDAGQPPITMFEMTLPGLILAAVGMAYMVFAGRYLLPDRASLSSLLGQEGKRRFLARLLIPNGSNYVGKQLADLPFNTAETRILDVVRGEVSMRRTMNDLVLEVGDRLVLKTGTGEILGLKEDGQIAFRDREDHDVEPVTADQTITMEASVGPNSHLRGRPIKDLKLRRKYGVYLMAVHRQEQNISQELQDLRLQFADTLLLEGPPEGLQRLMEDGGIVNLSTPSERPQRRAKAPIAIATIFGVMGLAALNVMPIAGLAVIGAVVVMMTRCVDPEEAFDAIDWRILFLIFGMLGLSMGMEETGTARVIVEAVVGAVGGIGPIAILAAVYVLTSALTEMVSNNAVAVLIGPIVIALAIELGFDPRPFIMAVMFAASASFATPIGYQTNTFVYGAGGYKFTDFIKVGLPLNVIFAVVAVLIIPLFFPF; encoded by the coding sequence ATGAGTCTCGACCAGATCTTCGTTCTCGCGCTCGTCGGCGTTGTCTTCCTGAGCTTCATTAGGGAGATTTACCCGCCCGAGGTGACGGCGCTTGCGGCTTCGGCGGCGCTTCTCGCAACCGGGATCATCGAAACACGGGACTTCCTGTCGGTTTTCAGTTCGTCGGCGCCTATTACCATCGCGATGATGTTCATCATCTCGGTGGCGCTGGAGCGGACGGGTGTGCTGACGATCATCGGCGACATCCTGAAACAACAGGCGCGCGGCTCGTTTCTGCGGGCAATGCTCCTGATGATGGTCGGCACCATGGGGGCGTCAGCCTTCATGAACAACACACCCGTGGTGATCCTTCTGACGCCGATCATGATTTCGGTCGCGGCCTCGGTGGGCGTGGCGCCGTCGCGCATGCTGATCCCGCTCTCCTTCGCGGCGATCTTCGGCGGCACGCTGACCCTTGTCGGCACCTCGACGAACATCCTGATGAGTGGTGTTGCACAGGATGCGGGCCAGCCTCCGATCACCATGTTCGAGATGACGCTGCCCGGGTTGATCCTGGCGGCCGTGGGCATGGCCTATATGGTGTTCGCCGGGCGCTACCTGTTGCCCGATCGTGCCTCTCTGTCGAGCCTTCTCGGACAGGAGGGAAAGCGTCGGTTCCTTGCGCGGTTGTTGATCCCGAATGGGTCGAACTACGTCGGCAAGCAGCTTGCCGATCTGCCCTTCAATACCGCCGAGACGCGCATACTTGACGTGGTCCGCGGCGAGGTCTCCATGCGCCGGACAATGAACGACCTCGTGCTCGAAGTCGGTGACCGCCTGGTGCTCAAGACTGGAACAGGCGAGATTCTGGGGCTCAAGGAGGACGGGCAGATTGCCTTTCGGGATCGGGAGGATCACGACGTGGAGCCGGTGACCGCCGATCAGACGATCACGATGGAGGCGAGTGTGGGCCCGAACTCGCATCTGCGCGGACGGCCGATCAAGGATCTCAAGCTGCGTCGGAAATACGGCGTCTACCTCATGGCCGTGCATCGGCAGGAACAGAACATCAGCCAGGAATTGCAGGATCTGCGCCTACAATTCGCGGACACGCTGCTGCTTGAGGGTCCGCCAGAAGGACTCCAGCGGCTGATGGAGGACGGCGGCATCGTCAACCTGTCGACCCCGTCCGAGCGTCCGCAGCGGCGCGCCAAGGCGCCCATCGCCATCGCCACGATCTTTGGCGTGATGGGACTTGCCGCGCTGAACGTCATGCCGATCGCGGGTCTCGCGGTGATCGGGGCGGTCGTGGTGATGATGACCCGTTGCGTCGATCCGGAGGAAGCCTTTGACGCCATTGACTGGCGCATCCTGTTCTTGATCTTCGGGATGTTGGGTCTGTCCATGGGGATGGAGGAGACGGGTACCGCGCGCGTGATCGTCGAGGCAGTGGTGGGGGCCGTCGGCGGGATCGGGCCAATTGCCATCCTCGCCGCCGTCTACGTCCTGACTAGCGCGCTGACCGAGATGGTCTCGAACAACGCAGTCGCGGTGCTGATTGGCCCAATCGTCATCGCGCTGGCCATCGAGCTCGGCTTCGACCCGCGCCCCTTCATCATGGCGGTGATGTTCGCGGCCTCGGCCAGCTTCGCGACCCCCATCGGCTACCAGACCAACACCTTCGTCTACGGCGCAGGCGGCTACAAGTTCACCGATTTCATCAAGGTGGGTTTGCCGCTGAACGTCATCTTTGCCGTGGTCGCAGTGCTGATCATCCCGCTGTTTTTCCCGTTCTGA
- a CDS encoding sulfate/molybdate ABC transporter ATP-binding protein — MNIKIEELAKEFGTSRALHPVSLSIPSGALIALLGPSGSGKTTLLRILAGLEFPTSGRVLFGGQDATGLSVQDRRAGFVFQSYALFRHMTVFENIAYGLRARPRKERPTEAEIGRRVNRLLDLIQLPDIGTRYPNQLSGGQRQRVALARALAIEPRMLLLDEPFGALDAKVRKELRQGLREIHDRTGLTTVFVTHDQEEAMGLADLVVVMSMGRIEQVGKPAEIRAKPASDFVRAFTAA; from the coding sequence ATGAACATCAAGATCGAGGAACTGGCCAAGGAGTTCGGCACCTCGCGGGCGCTGCACCCGGTGTCGCTCTCCATCCCCTCGGGCGCGCTGATCGCGCTCCTCGGGCCCTCCGGGTCGGGAAAGACAACCCTGCTTCGCATCCTCGCGGGGCTGGAATTCCCGACATCGGGCCGTGTGCTCTTCGGCGGGCAGGATGCCACTGGCCTCAGCGTGCAGGACCGTCGCGCGGGCTTCGTCTTCCAATCCTACGCGCTTTTCCGGCACATGACGGTGTTCGAGAACATCGCCTATGGCCTGCGCGCCCGACCCCGCAAGGAACGTCCGACCGAGGCCGAGATCGGCCGCCGGGTGAACCGGCTTCTCGACCTGATCCAGCTTCCCGACATCGGCACGCGCTATCCCAACCAGCTTTCGGGCGGCCAGCGTCAGCGCGTGGCGCTCGCCCGCGCGCTCGCCATCGAGCCGCGGATGCTGCTGCTGGACGAACCCTTCGGCGCGCTCGACGCCAAGGTCCGAAAGGAACTGCGTCAGGGGCTGCGCGAGATCCACGATCGCACCGGCCTGACCACCGTCTTCGTCACCCACGACCAGGAGGAAGCGATGGGGCTTGCCGACCTCGTCGTCGTCATGTCGATGGGTCGCATCGAACAGGTCGGCAAGCCGGCCGAGATCCGCGCAAAGCCCGCGTCCGACTTCGTCCGGGCGTTTACGGCCGCGTGA
- a CDS encoding Lrp/AsnC family transcriptional regulator, whose translation MTFDRIDLKILDILQRDATVPVARIADQVGLSQTPCWKRIQKHEEAGVIRSRVALLNPDALGLSLSAFVMVEAIEHTAEWRTEFLAVTETLEPVRDIYRLAGTHDFMLRVVVSDMPAFDAFYDTLTSKIRLRSVSSVFSLEQVKASTALPLSGLIANSN comes from the coding sequence ATGACATTCGACCGGATCGACCTGAAGATCCTCGACATCCTGCAGCGGGATGCGACCGTTCCGGTCGCCCGCATCGCCGACCAAGTAGGTCTGTCGCAGACGCCATGCTGGAAGCGTATCCAGAAACATGAGGAAGCTGGCGTCATCCGCTCCCGCGTGGCCCTGCTGAACCCTGACGCGCTTGGGCTTTCGCTGAGCGCCTTCGTGATGGTGGAAGCCATCGAGCATACGGCCGAATGGCGCACAGAATTCCTTGCCGTCACCGAGACGCTCGAGCCGGTTCGCGACATCTATCGTCTCGCCGGAACCCATGACTTCATGCTGCGTGTGGTCGTGTCCGACATGCCGGCCTTCGACGCATTCTACGACACCCTGACATCAAAGATCCGGTTGCGGAGCGTGAGTTCGGTTTTCTCACTAGAACAGGTGAAGGCCAGCACGGCGCTGCCTCTGTCAGGTCTGATTGCCAATTCAAACTAG
- the cysT gene encoding sulfate ABC transporter permease subunit CysT yields MRAGILRSPSPLPGFGLSFGIMMTMLSIAVLLPIAALLGRGLIIGPADLWDMVNSRRIWAALSLSFRAALIASLFNLVFGLMLAWVLVRYRFWGRRFIDAAVDLPFALPTAVAGIALTALYAPNGVFGQTLVPLGIQVAYTEVGIWVALVFIGLPFVVRTVQPVIEELEPDLEEVSATLGAHRAYTLRRVILPTLTPALLTGFALALARSVGEYGSVIFIAGNIPGVTEIAPLLIVIRLEEYNYDAAAAIGIAMLVISFAMLLAIYAIQIWSRRRIGLV; encoded by the coding sequence ATGAGGGCGGGCATTCTCCGCTCGCCCTCACCCCTGCCGGGGTTTGGGCTGAGCTTCGGGATCATGATGACGATGCTCTCCATCGCGGTCCTTCTTCCCATCGCGGCTCTTCTGGGCCGCGGACTGATTATCGGTCCCGCCGATCTGTGGGACATGGTCAACTCGCGCCGGATCTGGGCGGCGCTTTCCCTGTCCTTCCGTGCGGCCCTGATCGCATCGCTCTTCAACCTTGTCTTCGGGCTGATGCTGGCCTGGGTGCTGGTGCGCTACCGCTTCTGGGGTCGGCGCTTCATCGACGCGGCGGTGGACCTCCCCTTTGCCTTGCCGACAGCAGTGGCGGGGATCGCGCTGACGGCACTCTACGCCCCGAACGGCGTCTTCGGTCAGACGCTGGTGCCGCTCGGCATCCAGGTCGCCTATACCGAAGTGGGGATCTGGGTCGCGCTCGTCTTCATCGGGCTGCCCTTCGTGGTTCGCACGGTCCAGCCGGTGATCGAGGAGCTTGAGCCGGATCTCGAGGAGGTCAGCGCAACGCTGGGCGCGCACCGCGCCTACACGCTGCGCCGTGTGATCCTACCGACGCTGACCCCCGCGCTGCTGACAGGCTTCGCGCTCGCGCTGGCGCGATCGGTCGGCGAATACGGCTCGGTCATCTTCATCGCGGGCAACATCCCCGGAGTGACCGAGATCGCGCCGCTGCTGATCGTGATCCGCCTCGAGGAATACAACTACGACGCCGCCGCCGCGATCGGGATCGCGATGCTCGTGATCTCCTTCGCCATGCTGCTCGCCATCTACGCCATCCAGATCTGGAGCAGACGGAGGATCGGTCTTGTCTGA